Proteins encoded within one genomic window of Lysinibacillus louembei:
- a CDS encoding NfeD family protein → MKRMRILSWLFLLMLSIALAFPTQAFAESKVYHVPIENNVEKGLEAFLQRAFQDAESHGAEAIVLEIHTPGGFTDAADNIAKIIKQSDIPVIAFINTKAHSAGAFIALNADKIYMTPDATIGAAGVVDGAGNAAELKAQSAWTAQMMAAAESTGRDSQFAQAMADPSIDMSEYRAPIGDYLTLSATEALAVDYSNGTVKNLQDVLAMENLAGSKIIDMEPTIAEHITRIVTNPIVIPILLSIASLGLVIELYSPGFGVSGIMGLSALGLFFFGHLIAGFAGYESILLLFIGIILIIAEFFVPGGIVGIIGGALVILSLLLAGANFVQMGYSILIAMFIAVVGMVILMKFFGKKLHMFNKLVLKDATTTEEGYVSNVNRIELIGKKGKTMTPFRPAGVVSVDGERIDAVSDGSYIDAGKQVEIIKVEGSRIVVRAIEEMEEL, encoded by the coding sequence ATGAAAAGGATGAGAATACTTAGTTGGCTCTTCTTGCTGATGCTATCCATTGCCTTAGCTTTTCCTACACAAGCATTTGCCGAAAGCAAAGTTTACCATGTACCGATTGAAAATAATGTAGAAAAAGGGTTAGAAGCATTTTTACAACGTGCATTTCAGGATGCAGAAAGTCATGGAGCGGAAGCAATCGTGCTTGAAATACATACTCCCGGTGGCTTCACAGATGCAGCAGATAATATCGCAAAAATCATCAAGCAATCCGATATACCTGTCATTGCCTTTATCAATACGAAAGCGCATTCAGCAGGAGCATTTATCGCATTGAATGCAGATAAAATTTATATGACACCAGATGCGACAATCGGTGCAGCAGGTGTTGTGGATGGGGCTGGCAATGCAGCGGAGCTTAAGGCACAAAGCGCTTGGACTGCGCAAATGATGGCTGCGGCAGAAAGCACAGGACGTGATTCGCAATTTGCGCAAGCGATGGCTGATCCATCCATTGATATGAGTGAATACCGAGCACCAATAGGCGACTACTTAACGTTATCTGCAACAGAAGCATTGGCAGTGGATTACTCCAATGGCACAGTGAAAAACTTGCAGGACGTATTGGCAATGGAGAATTTAGCAGGTAGCAAAATCATTGATATGGAGCCAACAATTGCGGAGCACATTACGCGCATTGTGACGAATCCAATCGTTATCCCGATTTTATTATCGATTGCCAGCCTCGGCTTAGTTATTGAGCTATATTCACCAGGCTTCGGGGTTTCTGGCATTATGGGCTTATCGGCACTTGGGCTATTCTTCTTTGGACATTTAATTGCGGGATTTGCAGGGTATGAATCAATATTATTACTGTTTATTGGTATCATTCTAATCATTGCAGAATTTTTCGTCCCAGGTGGCATTGTCGGCATTATAGGTGGTGCACTAGTTATATTAAGCTTGCTTTTAGCAGGCGCTAATTTTGTCCAAATGGGCTATTCAATTTTAATTGCGATGTTCATCGCAGTTGTAGGAATGGTGATTCTTATGAAATTCTTTGGCAAAAAGTTGCATATGTTTAACAAGCTTGTGTTAAAGGATGCAACGACGACGGAGGAAGGCTATGTATCCAACGTCAATCGAATTGAGCTTATTGGCAAAAAAGGGAAAACGATGACGCCATTTAGACCAGCAGGTGTTGTTTCCGTTGATGGAGAGCGCATTGATGCTGTGTCAGATGGCAGTTATATTGATGCTGGTAAGCAAGTAGAAATTATTAAGGTAGAAGGCTCACGCATTGTTGTGCGAGCAATAGAAGAAATGGAGGAGTTATAG